In bacterium YEK0313, one genomic interval encodes:
- the gcvA_9 gene encoding Glycine cleavage system transcriptional activator — translation MTRRHLPPLNALRAFEAAARHLNFEKAGDEIAVTASAVGQQIKTLEAWLQRPLFVRLPSKGVALTAAGERYAFAVTQVLDQLNEATLRALRPDAGNVLTVATVPSLAASWLIPRLGRFKARHPALDVRVSVSHGLTDFAREDVDVAIRLGGGVYPGLRSDLLMRESFFPVCSAALVNDPDRPLREPADLAHHTLIQEPQEGMPDHITWPRWLERVGVKGVDGSRGPQFSHTFLSLQAAASGQGVALATSVLIGDYLDAGRLVRPFPHEVPGPYQYYVVCPEAAAERAAIVAFRDWLMEEAAAHIARAAE, via the coding sequence ATGACCCGACGCCATTTGCCACCGCTCAACGCCCTGCGCGCCTTCGAGGCTGCGGCGCGCCATCTGAATTTCGAGAAGGCGGGCGACGAAATCGCCGTGACGGCGAGTGCCGTCGGCCAGCAGATCAAGACGCTGGAAGCCTGGCTGCAGCGGCCCCTGTTCGTCCGGCTGCCCAGCAAGGGGGTGGCGCTGACCGCCGCGGGGGAGCGCTATGCCTTTGCCGTCACGCAGGTGCTGGATCAGCTGAACGAAGCCACCCTGCGCGCGCTACGGCCGGATGCCGGCAATGTCCTCACGGTCGCCACGGTGCCGAGCCTTGCCGCGAGCTGGCTCATCCCGCGCCTCGGCCGCTTCAAGGCGCGTCATCCGGCACTCGACGTGCGTGTCTCGGTCTCGCACGGATTGACCGATTTCGCGCGCGAGGATGTCGACGTCGCGATCCGCCTCGGCGGCGGCGTCTATCCGGGCCTGCGCAGCGATCTCCTGATGCGGGAGAGCTTCTTCCCGGTGTGCAGCGCCGCGCTCGTCAACGATCCAGATCGACCGCTGCGCGAGCCGGCGGACCTTGCCCACCATACACTGATCCAGGAGCCGCAGGAGGGCATGCCCGACCACATCACCTGGCCGCGCTGGCTGGAGCGCGTCGGGGTGAAGGGCGTCGACGGCAGCCGGGGCCCGCAATTCTCGCACACCTTCCTGTCGCTGCAGGCGGCGGCATCAGGCCAGGGCGTCGCCCTCGCCACCAGCGTGCTGATCGGCGACTATCTCGACGCCGGACGCCTGGTGCGGCCGTTCCCACACGAAGTCCCCGGGCCCTATCAGTACTACGTCGTCTGTCCGGAGGCTGCGGCCGAACGGGCGGCCATTGTCGCCTTCCGCGACTGGCTGATGGAGGAGGCCGCGGCGCATATCGCGCGCGCCGCCGAATGA